The Phaeacidiphilus oryzae TH49 region CGGGGGAGCCGGGCGCGGAGGTCATGGGCGGCACCTTGTCGTCAGGACTCGGACTCGTCTGAAATCTCGAACGGCGTACGGCGGATGGGACGGCCGGGGCCGAACATAGGCGGCCGCCGGAGACCGCGCAAGGGAGCCGCCCGGGGCCCGCCGCCGTGCCGCCCTGCCCCCTCCTCCTGCTCCTGCCCTGCCGCCCCTGCCGTGCCGCCCCGCCCCAGCCGAGCCGCTCAGCGCGCCCCGAGCTGCCGGGAGAGCCGGGAGGCGCCCTCCACCGCGAACCCGGCCCACTCCTCGGCCGCCCGCTGGGACCAGCGCATGTCCGGCACCGAGACGCTGACCGAGGCGACCACCGACCCCCGGTGGTCCCGCACCGGCGCCGCCGCGCAACTCACCTGCGGGGTGGACTCGCCGTACTCGAAGGCCAGGCCGGTCCGCCTGGTCTCGGCCAACTGGGCCAGCAGGGCGTCGGGTTCGGTGAGCGAGGCGCCGGTCAGCCGGGGCAGGCCGCCCTCCGCGCCCAGGTAGAGCCCGCGCACCACGTCGTCCGGCTGGTAGGCGATCAGCGCCTTGCCGAGGGCGGTGCAGCAGGCCGGCACCCGGCGGCCGACCGCCGACACCATCCGCACCGCCTGCCGGCTCTCCACCTTCGCCATGTAGACCACGTCCGGCCCGTCCAGCACCCCGACGTTGACCGTCTCGCCGCACTCGGCGGCGATCTCCCGGGCGATCCGCTGCCCCGCCGTCACCAGGTCCAGCCGCTCCCCGTAGGCGTTGCCCAACTGGAAGACCCGGAGGCCGAGATGGAAGCGGCCGGTGGGCTCGTCCTTGCGGAGATAGCCGCGGGCGGAGAGGGTGGTGAGGAGTTCGTGGACGGTGGTGCGGGGCAGTCCGGTGGCGCGGGCCACCTCCGGGGCGGACAGCCCGGACGCGCCGGCGTCCGCGTCCCCGGGCTCCAGGAAGAGCTCCAGGATGTCCAGACCGCGGGCGAGGGCCGGAGTGAGCCGGGGCATGGCGCACCACCTTCGGGATCGATACCGTGACCGCGATCGGCAAGATAGCGGACACCGTCCGAAATATCGAACGAAGCCCGTCGAGGAGGTCCGATGCCGCAGCGACTGATCCAGCTCAGGAACGAGGACGACGTCGCCATCGCCGCCGAGGATCCCCCGGAGGAGGCCGGCGGGGGCGTCCCGCGCGGCCACAAGGTGGCCCTCAGGGACCTGACGGAGGGTCAGCCCGTCCTCCGCTACGGGCAGGTGATCGGCTTCGCCGCCCGGGACATCGCCGCCGGGGAGCACGTCCACCTCCACAACCTGGAGTACCGGGAGTTCGACCGCGAGTACCGGTTCGCCGTGGACGCGGCCGAGGTGCCGCTGGTCCCGGAGTCCGAGCGGGACACCTTCCAGGGCTACGTCCGCTCCGACGGCTCCGTCGGCACCCGCAACTTCCTCGGCGTCCTCACCACCGTCAACTGCTCGGCCACCGCCGCGAAGCAGATCGCCGCCCGGGTCAGGTTCTCCGGCCTGCTGGACGACTACCCCCACGTGGACGGGGTGGTCGCGCTCACCCACGGCCAGGGCTGCGGGATGGCCCCGGACGGCGAGGGGATGGCGGTGCTCCGCCGGGTGATGCACGGATACCTCCGGCACCCCAACTTCGCCGGCTTCCTGGTCCTCGGCCTCGGCTGCGAGGACAACCAGATCAGGGAGCTGACCGAGGGCCTGGAGCTCCGCCCCGGGCTCCCGCTGGTCACCAGCACCATCCAGGAGTTGGGCGGCACCCGCAAGACGGTGGCCGCCGGGGTCGCCGCGCTCACCGCGATGCTGCCGGAGGCGGACTCCGCCCGCCGCAGCACCGTCCCCGCCGACCGGCTGATCCTCGGCACCAACTGCGGCGGCTCGGACTCCTATTCGGGCCTCACCGCCAACCCGGCGCTGGGCGACGCCGTGGACCGGCTGGTCCGCCAGGGCGGCACCGGCGTGGTCGGCGAGACCCCGGAGATCTACGGCACCGAGCACATGCTGGTCCGCCGCGCGGCCAGCGAGGCGGTCGGCCGCCGCCTGCTGGAGCGGATCGACTGGTGGCGGGGGTACACCGCGCGGCACGGCGGCTCGATGGACAACAACCCCTCGCCGGGCAACAAG contains the following coding sequences:
- a CDS encoding IclR family transcriptional regulator, encoding MPRLTPALARGLDILELFLEPGDADAGASGLSAPEVARATGLPRTTVHELLTTLSARGYLRKDEPTGRFHLGLRVFQLGNAYGERLDLVTAGQRIAREIAAECGETVNVGVLDGPDVVYMAKVESRQAVRMVSAVGRRVPACCTALGKALIAYQPDDVVRGLYLGAEGGLPRLTGASLTEPDALLAQLAETRRTGLAFEYGESTPQVSCAAAPVRDHRGSVVASVSVSVPDMRWSQRAAEEWAGFAVEGASRLSRQLGAR
- a CDS encoding UxaA family hydrolase, coding for MPQRLIQLRNEDDVAIAAEDPPEEAGGGVPRGHKVALRDLTEGQPVLRYGQVIGFAARDIAAGEHVHLHNLEYREFDREYRFAVDAAEVPLVPESERDTFQGYVRSDGSVGTRNFLGVLTTVNCSATAAKQIAARVRFSGLLDDYPHVDGVVALTHGQGCGMAPDGEGMAVLRRVMHGYLRHPNFAGFLVLGLGCEDNQIRELTEGLELRPGLPLVTSTIQELGGTRKTVAAGVAALTAMLPEADSARRSTVPADRLILGTNCGGSDSYSGLTANPALGDAVDRLVRQGGTGVVGETPEIYGTEHMLVRRAASEAVGRRLLERIDWWRGYTARHGGSMDNNPSPGNKQGGLTTILEKSLGAVAKGGTTPLADVVEYAEPVRSKGFVFMDTPGYDPVSVTGIVAGGANLVCFTTGRGSAFGCAPVPSLKLATNTPLYEHMSEDMDINAGGIADGSATVEEIGEEIYRRVLAVASGERTKSEGLDYGEEEFVPWHLGTVM